The genomic window TAAACATGACTGGTAAAAACAAAATTTTGGGAAGCGCGGACTAGGGACATCGCCATGTTTAAGTGGTTTGGTGCGATGCCTACGGCGGGCTACGCTTACGCGAATTAGTTCAAGCAGTGCTTTGGGAAGATTCTCCTGCCAAATATAGCAGTTAACCTAAGATAATTATTGGCGAGGAAAGTCGGTAGTCAGACAGATGCTGAAGCAGTCTAAATTCTTTTCTCAAATCAACTCTTCGTCACCGGCTTGTGAAACTACTCCCAAGCTGCTTTCCAGTAAACCGATGATTGGAAAATCAAAGGAATTAACACGTTAACGCAGTCCACTGTTGGTATCACTGATTACGACGATTTAAGTTAATTACTATACAAGGGTAATGGGAACTCTATTAAACCGATTTTCAGTCCTAAATCAGAGATACTTAGGATGTGTCTTTGCTTTGTCCAAGGCCAAAACAGAGTTAAGATACCCGAAGTTTCCATAACTTTTTTATATAGTTGTCGCACTAATTGATCCCATGAACACTGCTGCCGCTGTTACCTTGATGCACCGTACTGTTTTATCAGTCATAGCAGTCCTCAGCCTGCTATCACCTGTGAATGCTCAGGTATCACAGTCACCAGGCACTACCAGCCAACCACAACCCATTGACCCCAATGATCCCAATAACCTTCGCCCTATAACCCAAAATAGCAGCCTTTTGAGCATTGAAGGGGGCGATCGCCTCGTGAAAGAGGCAGATCAAGCCGTTTCTGCTCAAAACTACCCCTTAGCTGCTAAGAAACTGCTAGAAGCACGACAGGTTTATAATCAGCTATCTAATTTTTATCAAGAGTTAAACGCTAGCTTTTCGGGAATTGATAATAGAGTTTCTGATTCTCAGCGTCAAAAAGCTCTAGTAACAGCCCAAAAGCGAGATGAAGCGACCTATCAGCTAGCATTGGTACATCGGGCACAAAATCAGCCAGAATTAGCTGTACCGTTGTTGATTCAAATAATTAAAAGTCAAAATCCGACGCGGGATTTAGGCAAGAAAGCCTACAAGCAGTTGTTTGAATTAGGTTTTGTAGATTCTCCCTATCCCAGAGAAGGTAGTGGTTCATCTTCCCCACCCCCAAAAAAATAAATTAAATTAGCGTTGCCTGTTTTTCCTCATCTCCCCCATCTTTCACATCCTTCTCTCCCTGAGCAGCACCTTGGAACGCCCCAGTGCTAGGATAGGATTATCTGCCGTTTGACCCAGCGTTCTCAAAAATATACCTTAGAGACGCCTTTATCGCCAGCCTTGCCAAAACCTGAACTTGACACAGGCAATTGTTCTATATCTGTTAATAATAGAAAAGTAAGTTTTTTCAGGAATAGCGATGATTAGTCCGCAGCAGGTTGAGGCAATGATCAAGGCGGAACTGCCAGACGCCCAGGTTCAGGTGCAAGACTTGACTGGTGGCGGTGACCACTATCAGGTAACAGTAGTTTCATTGCACTTTGCAGGTAAGGGACTCGTGCAGCAGCACCAGTTAGTTTATGGTGCTTTGGGGCAAGCTATGTCAACTGAAGCGATTCATGCCTTGGCAGTAAAAACATATACTCCCGAAGCTTGGCAAGCAACACCAGCTTCGTAAACATAGAGTTAGGAATTAGGAGTTAGAAGTTATGAATTTTTAACTTCTCACTCGTCATCGTTGAATGCAACATAGGAAACACAAA from Nostoc sp. UHCC 0926 includes these protein-coding regions:
- a CDS encoding BolA family protein, whose protein sequence is MISPQQVEAMIKAELPDAQVQVQDLTGGGDHYQVTVVSLHFAGKGLVQQHQLVYGALGQAMSTEAIHALAVKTYTPEAWQATPAS